The proteins below come from a single Chryseobacterium nepalense genomic window:
- the hisG gene encoding ATP phosphoribosyltransferase, which produces MSTLKIAIQKSGRLYEESLQLLKDCGIFVNNGKDQLKVSVDNFPMEIMYLRNSDIPQYLEDGVVDVAIVGENLLVEKQKKIEIVQPLGFSKCRVSLAIPKEVETNDIEYFQGKKIATSYPNTLKKFLQENNISADIHIISGSVEIAPNIGLADGICDIVSSGSTLFKNGLRETISLLNSQAVLAKTSELSTEKTAVLEKFVFRIKAVLKAKNSKYILMNVPNEKIEIISKTLPVLKSPTVIPLAEEGWSSIHSVIDENRFWEVIDELKDKGAQDILIIPIDKMVI; this is translated from the coding sequence ATGAGTACATTAAAAATAGCGATACAAAAAAGTGGAAGGCTTTATGAAGAATCTCTTCAGCTCCTTAAAGACTGCGGCATTTTTGTCAACAACGGAAAAGATCAGCTTAAAGTTTCCGTAGACAATTTTCCGATGGAAATCATGTACCTGCGAAATTCAGATATTCCCCAATACTTGGAAGACGGTGTAGTAGATGTTGCTATCGTAGGTGAAAATCTTTTAGTAGAAAAACAGAAGAAAATTGAGATTGTACAACCTTTGGGTTTCTCAAAATGCAGGGTTTCTCTTGCCATTCCAAAGGAAGTGGAAACAAATGATATTGAGTATTTTCAGGGCAAAAAAATTGCAACTTCATACCCAAATACGCTAAAAAAATTCCTGCAGGAAAATAATATTTCTGCCGACATTCACATCATTTCAGGCTCTGTAGAAATCGCCCCGAACATTGGTCTTGCCGACGGAATATGTGATATTGTAAGTTCCGGAAGTACACTCTTTAAAAACGGATTGAGAGAAACCATAAGCCTTCTTAATTCACAAGCGGTTCTTGCCAAAACCTCAGAACTCAGCACGGAGAAAACCGCTGTTCTCGAAAAATTCGTATTCAGGATTAAAGCAGTTTTAAAAGCGAAAAATTCAAAATATATCCTGATGAATGTTCCGAATGAAAAAATTGAAATCATTTCTAAAACGCTTCCGGTTCTTAAAAGCCCCACGGTTATTCCACTGGCAGAAGAAGGCTGGAGCAGCATTCACTCTGTGATTGATGAAAACCGCTTCTGGGAAGTAATTGATGAGCTCAAAGACAAAGGAGCACAGGATATTTTAATAATTCCAATCGATAAAATGGTAATTTAA
- a CDS encoding 2,3,4,5-tetrahydropyridine-2,6-dicarboxylate N-succinyltransferase, whose translation MSLQQTIENIWDNRELLQNEDSQKAIREVIALVDKGELRTAEPTENGWQVNEWVKKAVVMYFPIQKMETIEVGPFEFHDKMPLKKNYAEKGVRVVPHAVAREGAYIAPGVIMMPSYVNIGAYVDSGTMVDTWATVGSCAQIGKNVHLSGGVGIGGVLEPLQAAPVIIEDDCFIGSRCIVVEGVHVEKEAVLGANVVLTASTKIIDVTGSEPIEIKGRVPARSVVIPGSYTKQYPAGEYQVPCALIIGQRKESTDKKTSLNDALRDNNVAV comes from the coding sequence ATGTCGTTACAACAAACAATTGAAAATATCTGGGACAACAGAGAATTATTGCAGAATGAAGACAGCCAGAAGGCTATCAGAGAGGTTATTGCTTTGGTGGACAAGGGAGAGCTTCGTACAGCGGAGCCTACTGAAAACGGATGGCAGGTAAATGAATGGGTAAAAAAAGCAGTGGTAATGTATTTTCCGATCCAGAAAATGGAAACTATTGAGGTAGGTCCGTTTGAATTTCATGATAAAATGCCTTTGAAGAAGAACTATGCTGAAAAAGGGGTAAGAGTTGTACCGCATGCAGTGGCTAGAGAAGGCGCTTACATTGCTCCGGGAGTAATCATGATGCCTTCTTATGTAAACATTGGCGCTTACGTAGATTCGGGAACAATGGTGGATACCTGGGCAACAGTGGGAAGTTGTGCACAGATCGGTAAAAATGTTCACCTTAGTGGCGGTGTTGGAATCGGCGGTGTTCTGGAACCGCTTCAGGCTGCTCCGGTAATCATTGAAGACGACTGCTTTATCGGATCAAGATGTATCGTGGTAGAAGGGGTTCATGTAGAAAAGGAAGCCGTTTTAGGAGCGAATGTCGTTCTTACGGCATCAACGAAAATTATTGACGTTACAGGTTCTGAACCGATTGAAATTAAAGGAAGAGTGCCTGCACGTTCGGTTGTAATTCCGGGAAGTTACACCAAACAGTATCCAGCCGGAGAGTATCAGGTTCCGTGTGCTTTGATCATCGGTCAGAGAAAAGAATCTACAGACAAAAAAACGTCTTTAAATGATGCTTTGAGAGATAATAATGTTGCCGTTTAA
- the hisD gene encoding histidinol dehydrogenase — MQVEIYPEKEKWSELTKRPVIKREQLTEIVAGIFDEVEKKGDSALVEFNKKFDGAEVKNISVSQEEIKDAEERICEELKLAIQEAKENITKFHASQIPEIEKIETTNGVICWRENRAIEKVGIYIPGGTAPLFSTVLMLAVPARLAGCEEIILCTPPDKMGNINPAILYTANLCGITQIFKTGGAQAIAAMTLGTESIPNVYKIFGPGNQYVVAAKEFAQNYNVAIDMPAGPSEVLVIADENAVPEFCAADLLSQAEHGSDSQVIFLATDEKVFNETILETRKQLEVLPRNEMAAESLNNSHFILLSSIEEALEFSNLYAPEHLILALNNFEKYIPQIRNAGSVFLGNYSCESAGDYASGTNHTLPTNGFAKNYSGVSLDSFVKKITFQNLSEQGLKNLGKTIEVMAETEGLFAHKNAVSIRLKKQNERI; from the coding sequence ATGCAAGTAGAAATATATCCTGAAAAGGAAAAATGGTCTGAATTAACAAAAAGACCTGTTATCAAAAGAGAACAGTTAACAGAAATAGTTGCCGGAATTTTCGATGAAGTTGAAAAAAAAGGCGACAGTGCTTTGGTTGAATTTAACAAAAAATTCGACGGAGCAGAAGTTAAAAATATCAGTGTTTCCCAAGAAGAAATAAAAGATGCAGAAGAACGGATCTGCGAAGAACTCAAACTGGCCATTCAGGAAGCGAAAGAAAATATTACCAAATTTCATGCTTCTCAAATTCCTGAAATTGAAAAGATTGAAACAACAAACGGAGTAATTTGCTGGAGGGAAAACCGGGCGATCGAAAAAGTTGGAATCTATATTCCGGGCGGAACAGCGCCTTTATTTTCTACGGTTTTAATGCTTGCCGTTCCGGCTAGATTAGCAGGATGCGAAGAAATTATTCTCTGTACACCGCCCGATAAAATGGGAAATATAAATCCTGCCATTTTATATACAGCTAATCTTTGTGGTATTACACAAATATTTAAGACCGGTGGTGCTCAGGCGATTGCAGCAATGACATTAGGTACAGAAAGTATTCCCAATGTTTATAAAATTTTCGGGCCCGGAAATCAGTATGTTGTAGCAGCGAAAGAATTTGCCCAGAATTATAATGTAGCCATCGATATGCCTGCCGGACCAAGTGAAGTTCTTGTGATTGCCGATGAAAATGCAGTTCCCGAATTTTGTGCGGCTGATTTACTTTCTCAGGCAGAACACGGAAGTGACAGCCAGGTGATTTTTCTGGCAACAGACGAAAAGGTTTTTAATGAAACTATTCTGGAAACCCGAAAACAGCTTGAAGTACTTCCGAGAAATGAAATGGCAGCTGAATCGTTGAATAACAGTCATTTTATCCTGTTGAGCTCTATTGAGGAAGCTTTGGAATTCAGCAATTTGTACGCGCCGGAACACTTGATTTTGGCCTTAAATAATTTTGAAAAGTATATTCCGCAAATCCGGAATGCGGGTTCTGTATTCCTGGGAAATTATTCATGTGAAAGCGCAGGAGATTACGCCAGCGGAACCAATCACACCCTTCCCACCAATGGTTTTGCAAAAAACTACAGCGGCGTTTCTCTCGACAGCTTCGTAAAGAAAATTACCTTTCAGAATTTATCGGAACAAGGATTAAAAAATTTAGGGAAAACCATTGAAGTAATGGCAGAAACAGAAGGACTTTTTGCTCACAAGAATGCTGTAAGTATCAGATTAAAAAAACAAAATGAAAGAATTTAA
- a CDS encoding glycosyltransferase family 2 protein, which yields MKKISIVIPAHNEEGNVALVHQKIKEVFDGLEHYRFEIIFVNDGSRDNTQQKLEELSEQFEEVKFIEFSRNFGHQPAVKAGMDNASGNAVISMDGDLQHPPELIPEMIKKWEEGYDIVFTVRKYPKEISVFKRKTSDFFYKILSGLSDVDLTKGGGSDFRLMDAGAVEVMRNLNEDDLFLRGLTSWMGFKQTGISFIANERLSGKSSYNLKKMVTFAFTGITAFSVKPLYIAAYLGFLFSGLSVIGYATYVIHSFIARTEISGWASLIMTIVFFGGLQLIILGIIGMYLGKIFKQVKQRPNYIIKNKNF from the coding sequence ATGAAGAAAATTTCGATCGTCATTCCTGCGCATAACGAAGAAGGAAACGTAGCTTTGGTACATCAGAAAATAAAAGAAGTTTTTGATGGTTTGGAGCATTACAGATTTGAAATCATATTTGTAAATGACGGCAGCAGAGACAATACCCAGCAAAAACTGGAAGAGCTTTCAGAACAGTTTGAAGAGGTAAAATTTATTGAATTTTCAAGAAACTTCGGACATCAGCCTGCGGTAAAAGCAGGAATGGACAACGCAAGCGGAAATGCCGTCATTTCAATGGACGGCGATCTGCAGCATCCGCCCGAACTTATTCCGGAGATGATCAAAAAATGGGAAGAAGGTTATGATATTGTTTTTACCGTTAGAAAATATCCCAAAGAAATTTCAGTATTCAAAAGAAAAACCTCTGATTTTTTCTATAAAATTCTTTCAGGATTGTCTGATGTTGATTTGACAAAAGGCGGCGGCTCAGATTTCAGGCTAATGGATGCAGGTGCCGTAGAAGTGATGAGGAATCTTAATGAAGATGATCTCTTTCTCAGAGGCCTTACCAGCTGGATGGGTTTCAAACAGACCGGAATCAGTTTTATTGCCAATGAAAGGCTTTCCGGAAAAAGCAGCTACAATCTTAAAAAAATGGTAACTTTTGCCTTTACGGGAATTACGGCATTTAGTGTAAAACCACTTTACATTGCCGCATATCTTGGATTCCTGTTTTCCGGACTTTCTGTGATAGGATACGCAACATATGTTATCCATTCTTTCATTGCCAGAACAGAAATTTCAGGGTGGGCATCACTGATTATGACCATTGTTTTTTTCGGCGGACTGCAGTTAATCATATTGGGAATCATCGGAATGTATTTAGGCAAAATCTTTAAGCAGGTAAAACAACGGCCCAATTATATCATCAAAAACAAAAATTTTTAA
- a CDS encoding glycosyltransferase family 4 protein encodes MKIAFDAKRFFHNTSGLGNYSRDLVRILATYFPENEYILLNKNKSERATDLLSFPNVHFVETTKGNFSRQLKMGKDAQQQNADIFHGLSGELPLKWDKKPIKKIVTIHDLIFVRYPQYYSFFDRKIHFWKFKKAADSADKIIAISEQTKRDIIQFLNIPESKIEVIYQGCHKAFKEQQSEDFIQQTKEKFDLPERFVLNVGTIEERKNLLNVVKALKDTDIPLVVVGKKTKYFKKVERFVRENKMKVYFLESVSMDELAVIYKLADIFIYPSLFEGFGIPVIEALFSETVVITSNTSCLPEAGGPDSVYIDPKNPLDIQAKIKFLWQNESERKRRAEKGFEFVQKFNDQSIAKELIKIYENILQ; translated from the coding sequence ATGAAAATAGCTTTTGACGCAAAACGTTTTTTCCATAATACTTCCGGATTAGGAAACTATTCGAGAGATCTTGTGAGAATTCTGGCAACGTATTTCCCCGAAAACGAATACATTTTATTAAACAAAAATAAATCCGAAAGAGCCACTGATCTGCTGAGTTTTCCTAACGTCCATTTCGTTGAAACCACAAAAGGAAACTTCTCCCGTCAGCTGAAAATGGGGAAAGACGCGCAGCAGCAAAACGCTGATATTTTTCATGGTTTATCAGGTGAATTGCCTCTGAAATGGGACAAAAAACCTATTAAAAAAATCGTGACCATTCACGATCTTATTTTCGTACGATATCCGCAGTATTATTCTTTTTTTGATCGTAAGATCCATTTCTGGAAATTTAAAAAAGCAGCAGATTCTGCCGATAAAATCATCGCCATTTCCGAACAGACAAAACGCGATATCATTCAGTTTCTCAACATTCCGGAATCTAAAATTGAAGTGATTTACCAAGGCTGTCATAAAGCTTTTAAAGAACAGCAGTCGGAAGATTTTATTCAACAGACAAAAGAAAAATTTGATCTCCCTGAGCGTTTTGTATTAAATGTGGGAACCATCGAAGAGCGCAAAAATCTTCTGAATGTTGTTAAAGCACTAAAAGATACTGATATTCCGTTGGTGGTAGTTGGCAAAAAAACAAAATATTTCAAAAAAGTAGAACGTTTTGTCCGTGAAAATAAAATGAAGGTTTATTTTCTGGAAAGTGTTTCGATGGACGAATTAGCTGTAATCTACAAACTTGCAGATATCTTCATTTATCCGAGTTTATTTGAAGGGTTCGGAATTCCTGTGATTGAAGCGTTATTTTCCGAAACAGTAGTCATTACCAGCAATACAAGCTGTCTTCCGGAAGCCGGCGGACCGGATTCAGTTTATATAGATCCTAAAAATCCTCTTGATATTCAGGCAAAAATTAAATTTTTATGGCAAAACGAATCGGAAAGGAAACGCCGTGCGGAAAAGGGTTTTGAGTTTGTGCAAAAGTTTAATGATCAGTCAATTGCTAAAGAATTAATAAAAATTTATGAAAATATTTTACAATAA
- the hisC gene encoding histidinol-phosphate transaminase — translation MKEFNIKKLVRKNILELQPYISFRDQNEFENPVFMDANESPFGEYNRYPDSTQKELKNKLATLKNVSAPQIAVGNGSDELIDLIIKIFCEPKKDSIMMMNPSFAMYRFYASINENTVVTLNLDENFQISKDAFLKVSEEKKPKIFFLCSPNNPTGNSIQDIEFYIKNFDGIVVLDEAYIEFSEQTSCIELLGKYPNLIVLQTFSKAWGMAGARVGTAYSSHEIISLINTVKAPYNINSLSLNKIMQLINYKYIIEENIKNTLSEISRLKNELLTIKCVKRVFPTDANFFLIEFNNSEIVYQELLKNEILTSKRSPQIPDCIRINVGKRDENNKLINVLKSI, via the coding sequence ATGAAAGAATTTAATATTAAAAAGTTAGTACGGAAAAATATTCTGGAACTGCAGCCTTATATAAGTTTCAGGGATCAGAACGAATTTGAAAATCCGGTTTTCATGGATGCGAATGAAAGCCCTTTTGGAGAATACAACCGCTATCCTGATTCTACCCAGAAAGAATTAAAAAATAAATTGGCAACATTAAAAAATGTTTCAGCACCACAAATTGCGGTAGGAAACGGAAGCGATGAGCTTATCGACCTTATCATAAAAATTTTCTGTGAGCCGAAAAAAGATTCGATTATGATGATGAATCCTTCGTTTGCGATGTACAGATTTTATGCTTCCATTAATGAAAACACCGTTGTAACATTAAATTTAGATGAAAATTTCCAGATCAGTAAAGATGCATTTTTAAAAGTATCAGAAGAGAAAAAGCCTAAGATTTTTTTTCTGTGTTCACCCAATAATCCTACCGGAAATTCTATTCAGGATATTGAATTTTATATTAAAAATTTTGATGGAATTGTGGTGTTGGACGAAGCATATATTGAATTTTCAGAACAGACATCTTGCATCGAATTGCTTGGAAAATATCCAAACCTAATCGTTCTTCAGACCTTCTCAAAAGCGTGGGGAATGGCAGGAGCAAGAGTAGGCACCGCTTACTCATCACACGAAATCATAAGTCTGATTAATACTGTAAAAGCACCGTATAATATTAACTCACTAAGTTTAAATAAAATTATGCAATTAATTAATTATAAGTATATTATTGAAGAAAATATAAAAAACACTTTAAGTGAAATTTCAAGATTAAAAAATGAATTGCTTACTATAAAGTGTGTTAAAAGAGTATTTCCTACCGATGCGAATTTCTTTTTAATTGAATTTAACAATTCGGAAATAGTGTATCAGGAATTACTGAAAAATGAAATTCTGACCAGCAAGAGAAGTCCGCAGATTCCTGACTGTATCAGAATTAATGTCGGAAAAAGAGATGAAAACAATAAGCTGATTAACGTCTTAAAAAGTATTTAA
- a CDS encoding polysaccharide deacetylase family protein yields the protein MVLLSFDIEEFDMPLEYKGEISFEKQISISQTGLEKILDILKKHQAKATFFSTVVFAENSKNLIERLLKEGHELASHTWYHSDFKEEHLKHSKEKLEELFGTKVTGLRMPRMMPVSKNAVENAGYSYNSSINPTFLPGRYNNLKVSRTYFKEGNVTQIPASVSPNFRIPLFWLSFHNFPLSFYKKLSSDVLQKDRYLNIYFHPWEFAEIKDEAFKLPGFTVKNSGEDMVKRFDEFVSWLKSKNHTFGTFQEFQKQITS from the coding sequence ATGGTTTTATTAAGTTTTGACATCGAGGAATTTGATATGCCATTGGAATACAAAGGGGAGATTTCTTTTGAGAAACAAATCTCAATTTCTCAGACAGGATTGGAAAAAATCTTAGATATTCTGAAAAAACATCAGGCAAAAGCTACTTTTTTTTCAACCGTTGTTTTTGCGGAAAACAGTAAGAATTTAATAGAAAGATTGCTTAAAGAAGGACACGAACTGGCTTCTCATACCTGGTATCATTCGGATTTTAAAGAAGAACACCTGAAGCATTCTAAAGAAAAATTGGAAGAACTATTCGGTACAAAAGTGACCGGATTGAGAATGCCGAGGATGATGCCGGTAAGTAAAAATGCCGTTGAAAATGCAGGCTATTCTTACAATTCATCGATTAATCCAACCTTTCTTCCGGGAAGATACAATAACCTCAAAGTCTCCAGAACTTATTTTAAAGAAGGAAATGTGACGCAGATTCCCGCTTCGGTTTCTCCCAACTTCAGAATTCCTTTGTTCTGGCTTAGCTTCCATAATTTTCCTCTATCTTTTTATAAAAAACTTTCTTCAGACGTACTGCAGAAAGATCGATATCTGAATATTTATTTTCATCCCTGGGAATTTGCGGAAATTAAGGATGAAGCTTTTAAATTACCTGGCTTTACGGTAAAAAATTCAGGCGAAGATATGGTCAAACGTTTTGATGAATTTGTATCTTGGTTAAAAAGTAAAAATCATACATTCGGTACATTTCAGGAATTTCAAAAACAGATCACCTCATGA
- a CDS encoding glycosyltransferase family 87 protein: MKEKFLKILLNPKYIFGVYLIISVVTAISKYLRGDYAINNYLIFKNVFFNTIHQKNLFIHYPDLYFDLNHYGVFFSALIAPFAVMPDWLGISLWNAANTFILIYGIHKLPFSDSKKALFGLFCLQEYITAALSLQFNVALTGLLLLSAVYIYEKKEVKSVTAILIGVFVKIYGIVGLSQFFFIKNKTKFILSGLIIAVVFFALPMLYSSPKFVIQCYADWFQSIVEKNNENQVLGNMQDISLMGFFRRILGDASISNLVFLAYGLPLFAAPYFRIKQYKQYAFQLMILASTLLFLVLFSSSSESPTYIIAIVGVLIWFFLQKERTPLVIGLLVFVIIFTCFSTSDLFPKYVKEHYIIKYSLKAVPCIVVWLRVTYELLTKDFEKNYSLE, encoded by the coding sequence TTGAAAGAAAAATTTCTTAAAATACTATTAAACCCTAAATATATATTTGGGGTTTATCTTATTATATCGGTGGTTACTGCTATTTCCAAGTATCTGAGAGGAGATTACGCGATTAACAATTACCTGATTTTCAAAAACGTATTTTTTAATACCATTCATCAGAAAAATCTGTTTATCCATTATCCTGATCTTTATTTTGATTTAAACCATTACGGAGTATTTTTCAGTGCACTTATTGCTCCTTTTGCCGTAATGCCGGACTGGCTCGGAATATCGCTCTGGAATGCTGCCAATACGTTTATTCTCATTTACGGTATTCATAAACTGCCTTTTTCCGATTCCAAAAAAGCATTGTTCGGTTTGTTCTGCCTTCAGGAATATATTACGGCAGCTTTAAGTCTGCAATTCAACGTTGCTCTTACCGGACTGTTGCTCTTATCTGCAGTGTACATTTACGAGAAAAAAGAAGTGAAATCAGTAACGGCAATACTGATCGGGGTTTTCGTAAAAATCTACGGAATTGTAGGACTTTCACAATTTTTCTTCATTAAAAATAAAACAAAATTTATTCTTTCCGGATTAATCATAGCGGTAGTTTTCTTTGCATTACCTATGCTATATTCAAGTCCGAAATTTGTGATCCAGTGTTACGCAGACTGGTTTCAGTCTATTGTAGAAAAGAACAATGAAAATCAGGTATTGGGAAATATGCAGGATATATCGCTGATGGGATTTTTCAGAAGGATTCTGGGAGATGCTTCCATCTCGAATCTTGTATTTCTTGCTTACGGACTACCACTTTTCGCCGCACCGTATTTTAGAATCAAACAATACAAACAGTATGCTTTTCAGCTGATGATTTTAGCTTCAACATTGCTGTTTTTAGTATTATTCAGCTCAAGTTCAGAATCTCCTACCTATATCATTGCAATAGTTGGCGTACTGATCTGGTTTTTCCTTCAGAAAGAAAGAACTCCTCTTGTTATCGGATTATTGGTGTTCGTAATTATATTCACATGTTTTTCAACTTCAGACCTGTTTCCGAAATATGTAAAAGAACATTATATCATTAAATACTCTTTAAAAGCCGTACCTTGCATTGTCGTCTGGCTGAGAGTTACGTATGAACTTCTCACCAAAGATTTTGAGAAAAATTACAGCCTTGAATAA
- a CDS encoding TolC family protein: MKNILNIIKGLSFSVVLLAVVSSCMARKEYNRPNNVVDEKLYRTDMLPSDSTNIANVSWKEIFTDPILQRHISKALENNLDIRIALQSIASAEAYLKQSKAAYQPTLSVGPNYTFQTQSINTQFGQIIGERRYVNQFDITASIGWEADIWGRLKSQEKAQYAAYLGTIAAHKAVKSDLVASVASAYYQLLTFDAQKRIINETIAVRERNLETTRALKTAGTLTEVAVQQSEALVFNAKSLLIDIDTQIQLLENTMSLLMGEPSHTIERSTLEGQSLPIDVKLGYPAQLLANRPDVMRAEYNLINAFELTNSAKAQFYPTLRLTGSGGVQSVDIDHLFSVNSLFANVVAGLAQPILNRRAIRTNYDVSLANQETAYLNFRKAVLTAGKEVSDAIRVFSVQDSFIELKQKELNAYKNSVEYSQELVNYGMANYLEVLNASVNSLNAELNITNAEYSKMRAAVELYQALGGGWK, encoded by the coding sequence ATGAAGAATATTTTAAATATTATAAAAGGACTCTCTTTTTCAGTGGTACTTCTGGCAGTTGTATCATCTTGCATGGCCAGAAAAGAATACAACAGACCCAATAATGTGGTCGATGAAAAACTGTACCGCACAGACATGCTTCCTTCAGACAGCACCAATATCGCCAATGTTTCCTGGAAAGAAATCTTTACGGACCCTATCCTTCAGAGACACATTTCTAAAGCGTTGGAAAACAATCTTGACATAAGAATTGCCTTACAAAGTATAGCTTCTGCAGAAGCATATCTGAAACAAAGCAAAGCGGCTTATCAGCCAACTTTATCTGTAGGTCCAAACTATACTTTTCAGACCCAGTCTATCAACACACAGTTCGGACAGATTATCGGGGAAAGAAGATATGTGAATCAGTTTGATATCACAGCAAGCATCGGCTGGGAAGCAGACATCTGGGGCAGGCTGAAATCACAGGAAAAAGCGCAGTATGCCGCTTATCTTGGAACCATTGCAGCACATAAAGCCGTAAAAAGTGATTTGGTAGCATCCGTAGCTTCGGCTTATTACCAGCTTCTTACTTTTGATGCACAGAAAAGAATCATTAATGAAACCATTGCGGTGCGCGAAAGAAATCTTGAAACAACGAGAGCTTTAAAAACTGCAGGTACCTTAACCGAAGTTGCCGTACAGCAGAGTGAAGCATTGGTTTTTAATGCAAAATCTTTATTGATCGATATCGATACCCAGATCCAGCTTTTGGAAAATACCATGAGCCTTCTGATGGGAGAACCTTCGCATACTATAGAAAGATCCACACTGGAAGGCCAGAGCCTGCCAATCGATGTAAAGCTTGGATATCCGGCACAGCTTTTGGCCAACCGTCCTGATGTGATGAGAGCGGAGTACAATCTGATCAATGCTTTTGAGCTAACCAATTCTGCGAAGGCACAGTTTTATCCTACTTTAAGACTAACCGGAAGCGGGGGAGTGCAGTCCGTAGATATTGACCATTTATTCAGTGTAAACTCATTGTTTGCCAATGTTGTGGCCGGTCTGGCACAGCCTATTTTAAACAGAAGAGCTATCAGAACCAATTATGATGTAAGTCTTGCCAACCAGGAAACAGCGTATCTGAATTTCAGAAAAGCGGTTCTTACGGCAGGAAAAGAAGTTTCTGATGCCATAAGAGTATTCTCTGTGCAGGATTCTTTTATTGAATTAAAACAAAAGGAGCTGAATGCTTACAAAAACTCTGTTGAATATTCTCAGGAACTGGTAAACTACGGAATGGCCAATTACCTCGAAGTATTGAATGCCAGCGTAAACTCACTGAATGCAGAACTGAATATTACCAATGCAGAATACAGTAAAATGAGAGCTGCCGTTGAGCTTTATCAGGCTCTTGGCGGAGGATGGAAATAA
- a CDS encoding C40 family peptidase: MKKCLNYKILNCKTIHSLLIVSLLTVSCGSSKKVASNKSPGSKAISNTESLRNLDSKFNGKVSKSINEILKDAEKYLGAPYKFGGSTSSGFDCSGFAVKVFEENDYKLPRRSSDQAETGNTIDIREVKPGDLLFFATAGGTRVSHVGIVHDIGNDGEVKFIHASTTKGVIISSLKEKYWNKAYLHAKRIL, encoded by the coding sequence ATGAAGAAGTGTCTGAATTATAAAATTTTAAATTGTAAAACAATTCATTCGTTGCTCATTGTATCTTTACTTACCGTTTCATGTGGAAGTTCGAAAAAAGTGGCTTCAAATAAAAGCCCCGGAAGCAAAGCTATCTCAAATACCGAAAGCCTCAGAAACCTGGACTCGAAATTCAACGGCAAAGTTTCAAAATCTATTAACGAAATCCTTAAAGACGCCGAAAAATATCTGGGCGCACCATACAAGTTCGGAGGAAGTACCTCTTCAGGATTTGACTGCTCCGGATTTGCCGTAAAGGTTTTTGAAGAAAACGACTATAAACTTCCGCGCAGATCATCAGACCAGGCCGAAACCGGAAACACGATAGATATCCGAGAAGTAAAGCCCGGAGATCTTTTATTCTTTGCAACAGCCGGCGGGACAAGAGTTTCCCATGTAGGAATCGTTCATGATATCGGAAATGACGGCGAAGTAAAATTTATTCACGCTTCCACAACAAAAGGCGTTATCATCTCATCATTGAAAGAAAAATACTGGAATAAAGCTTATCTGCATGCAAAAAGAATTCTTTAA